From Salvelinus sp. IW2-2015 linkage group LG33, ASM291031v2, whole genome shotgun sequence, one genomic window encodes:
- the LOC111957876 gene encoding transmembrane emp24 domain-containing protein 7, translating into MYSYHGTIRVLVQVLWAHLLCGWTFGSELTFELPDNAKQCFYEDITIGTKCTLEFQVVTGGHYDVDCRLEDADGTVLYKEMKKQYDSFTFTAAKNGTYKFCFSNEFSTFTHKTVYFDFQVGEDPPLFPNENRVTALTQMESACVSIHEALKSVIDYQTHFRLREAQGRSRAEDLNTRVAFWSIGEAFILLVVSISQVVLLRSFFSDRKTTTTRVGS; encoded by the exons ATGTACAGCTATCATGGTACCATCAGAGTGTTGGTGCAGGTTCTTTGGGCCCACCTGCTCTGTGGTTGGACGTTTGGCTCCGAGCTTACGTTTGAGCTTCCAGATAACGCAAAACAGTGTTTCTATGAAGATATTACCATTGGCACCAAGTGTACACTTGAGTTCCAG GTTGTCACTGGCGGGCATTACGATGTTGACTGTCGTCTAGAGGATGCAGATGGTACTGTTCTTTACAAAGAAATGAAGAAGCAGTATGACAGCTTTACATTCACGGCTGCCAAGAACGGAACATATAAATTCTGCTTCAGCAATGAGTTTTCCACCTTCACGCATAAGACCGTCTACTTCGATTTCCAAGTTGGAGAGGATCCCCCACTTTTCCCCAATGAGAACAGGGTCACTGCTTTAACCCAG ATGGAGTCTGCCTGCGTGTCCATTCATGAGGCCCTGAAATCGGTCATTGACTATCAGACACATTTCCGTCTGCGGGAGGCTCAGGGACGCAGCCGTGCCGAGGACCTTAACACAAGAGTGGCTTTCTGGTCCATTGGGGAGGCCTTCATTTTGCTGGTAGTCAGCATCAGCCAGGTGGTCTTGCTGAGAAGCTTCTTTTCTGACAGGAAGACCACCACCACGCGTGTTGGATCCTAA